Proteins encoded in a region of the Triticum dicoccoides isolate Atlit2015 ecotype Zavitan chromosome 3A, WEW_v2.0, whole genome shotgun sequence genome:
- the LOC119268512 gene encoding malate dehydrogenase 1, mitochondrial-like has product MRPSVMRSAAQLLRRRNYSSASGQQARKVAILGAAGGIGQPLSLLMKLNPLVSSLSLYDIAATPGVAADVSHINSPALVKGFMADDQLAEALDGADLVIIPAGVPRKPGMTRDDLFNINAGIVKNLCTAIAKYCPNALVNMISNPVNSTVPIAAEVFKKAGTYDEKRLFGVTTLDVVRARTFYAGKANVDVNTVDVPVVGGHAGITILPLFSQATPSTNALSAEEIKALTKRTQEGGTEVVEAKAGKGSATLSMAYAGAVFGDACLKGLNGVPDIVECSYVQSTVTELPFFASKVRLGKNGVEEVLGLGQLTQFEKDGLEALKGELKSSIEKGVAFTNAS; this is encoded by the exons ATGAGGCCCTCGGTGATGAGATCCGCCGCCCAGCTCCTCCGCCGCCGCAACTACTCCTCCGCGTCCGGGCAGCAGGCGCGGAAGGTGGCCATCCTCGGCGCGGCCGGCGGCATCGGGCAGCCGCTGTCTCTCCTCATGAAGCTGAACCCCCtcgtctcctccctctccctctacgATATCGCGGCCACCCCGGGCGTCGCTGCCGACGTTTCCCACATCAACTCCCCTGCCCTG GTGAAGGGTTTCATGGCGGATGATCAGCTCGCGGAGGCGTTGGATGGGGCCGACCTGGTGATCATCCCGGCCGGCGTCCCGAGGAAGCCCGGCATGACCAGGGACGACCTCTTCAACATTAACGCCGGCATCGTTAAGAACCTCTGCACCGCCATCGCCAAGTACTGCCCGAAT GCTCTTGTCAACATGATCAGCAACCCTGTGAATTCAACCGTTCCGATTGCTGCTGAAGTTTTCAAGAAGGCTGGAACCTATGATGAGAAGAGATTGTTTGGTGTGACCACTCTTGATGTTGTTCGTGCCAGGACTTTCTATGCTGGGAAGGCTAATGTAGATGTTAATA CTGTGGACGTTCCTGTTGTTGGTGGTCATGCTGGTATTACCATCTTGCCACTGTTCTCACAG GCAACTCCTTCAACTAATGCATTGTCTGCTGAAGAAATCAAGGCTCTCACCAAGAGGACACAGGAGGGTGGCACAGAAGTCGTTGAGGCAAAGGCTGGAAAGGGATCTGCAACCTTGTCCATGGC GTATGCTGGTGCAGTTTTTGGAGATGCATGCTTGAAGGGTCTGAACGGAGTTCCTGACATTGTTGAATGCTCCTACGTGCAATCAACTGTGACCGAGCTGCCATTCTTTGCTTCCAAG GTGAGGCTTGGAAAGAATGGAGTCGAGGAAGTGCTCGGGTTGGGTCAGCTGACGCAGTTTGAGAAGGATGGGTTGGAAGCTCTCAAGGGCGAGCTCAAATCTTCAATTGAGAAGGGTGTCGCGTTCACAAATGCAAGTTAG
- the LOC119268513 gene encoding GDSL esterase/lipase At1g28600-like produces MAMASSASVSVSGRGGGFLLPAAVLLAVAVVHARGAPCVPRVFSFGDSLADTGNFPFLYGNDSREPALRTPYGETFFRRATGRFSDGRLIVDFIADTMGLPFVRPYLSGRTAEDFASGANFAVGGAMALGPDFFRGRGVPMGDRMHLDVEMKWFHDLLDLLCPADRADCTGMMNQSLFLVGEIGGNDYNIPLLSRVPFEKIRTFTPSVVAKISSTVTELIGLGAKTLVVPGNLPIGCVPNYLMIFKSDKKEDYEPETGCLRWMNEFSKYHNRLLIDELEKLRKFHRGVSIIYADYYGAAMEVYRSPEQFGIDHPLAACCGGGGPYGVSMTARCGYGEYKVCDDPQKYGSWDGFHPSEAAYKGIAIGLLRGTYTQPSISTTISSCPQLTELGSSVEYKNCGTVPHLTVVAQVIGWLLFFVHFL; encoded by the exons ATGGCCATGGCTTCCTCtgcctccgtctccgtctccgggAGAGGAGGAGGCTTCCTCTTGCCGGCCGCGGTGCTGCTAGCGGTGGCGGTGGTACACGCGCGGGGGGCGCCGTGCGTTCCGCGGGTGTTCAGCTTCGGGGACTCGCTGGCGGACACGGGCAACTTCCCATTCCTCTACGGCAACGACTCCCGCGAGCCCGCGCTCAGGACGCCCTACGGGGAGACATTCTTCCGCCGCGCCACCGGCCGCTTCTCCGACGGACGCCTCATCGTCGACTTCATCG CGGACACCATGGGGCTGCCGTTCGTGCGGCCGTACCTGAGCGGGCGAACCGCGGAGGACTTCGCGTCCGGGGCCAACTTCGCGGTCGGCGGCGCCATGGCGCTGGGCCCGGACTTCTTCCGGGGGAGAGGGGTGCCCATGGGCGACCGCATGCACCTCGACGTCGAGATGAAATGGTTCCACGACCTGCTCGATCTGCTCTGCCCCGCCGACCGGGCTG ATTGCACGGGCATGATGAATCAATCTCTCTTCTTGGTTGGAGAAATTGGGGGCAATGATTATAACATACCTCTTCTCTCTAGGGTTCCCTTTGAGAAGATTCGCACGTTCACTCCGAGTGTTGTTGCCAAAATTTCTTCTACAGTCACT GAGTTGATTGGTCTGGGAGCCAAAACATTGGTAGTTCCTGGTAACCTCCCCATTGGGTGCGTTCCAAACTACCTGATGATATTCAAGAGTGACAAGAAGGAAGATTATGAGCCAGAGACTGGTTGCCTACGGTGGATGAACGAATTCTCGAAGTACCACAACAGACTTCTCATTGATGAGTTGGAAAAGTTGCGTAAGTTTCATCGTGGCGTGTCAATAATCTATGCCGATTACTATGGAGCTGCTATGGAGGTCTACCGTTCCCCTGAACAATTTG GGATCGATCATCCTTTAGCAGCATGCTGCGGTGGAGGAGGACCCTATGGTGTGTCCATGACTGCAAGATGTGGATATGGAGAATACAAGGTGTGTGATGATCCACAAAAGTATGGATCATGGGATGGTTTCCATCCCTCAGAAGCTGCATATAAGGGCATCGCAATTGGCCTTCTAAGAGGAACATACACACAGCCTTCAATTTCTACCACCATCAGTTCATGCCCACAACTTACTGAACTCGGCTCTTCCGTTGAATACAAG AACTGCGGTACTGTTCCACACCTCACGGTTGTTGCTcaagtgattggctggcttttattTTTCGTTCACTTTTTATAG
- the LOC119268514 gene encoding GDSL esterase/lipase At1g28600-like has product MRTMTAMAAALLLLAAAQAQTRADPACYPRVFSFGDSLADTGNLLYLYGNDSYEAATRLPYGETYFHRATGRFSNGRLIVDFIAEALGLPFVPPYLSGRSAEDFAGGANFAVGGATALSPDFFWENGVPAFRADTVHLDMEMGWFRDLLGLLCPGDVADCMDMVSKSLFLVGEIGGNDYNLPLFYGVPFEKIHTFTPSIIAKISSTIAELVELGAKTLLVPGNLPIGCIPAYLTTYKSDKMEDYEPETGCIRWMNEFAQYHNKLLVDELENLRKLHHGVVIIYADYYGAAMEIFSSHEQFGIEDPLMACCGGGGPYGVSATAGCGHGDYKVCDDPQKYASWDGFHPTETTYKGIANGLLRGSYTQPPISTTSSCPQTTELASSLEYKVLYDM; this is encoded by the exons ATGAGGACcatgacggcgatggcggcggcgctccTGCTACTGGCGGCGGCGCAGGCGCAGACGCGGGCGGACCCGGCGTGCTACCCGCGGGTGTTCAGCTTCGGGGACTCGCTGGCGGACACGGGAAACTTGCTCTACCTCTACGGCAACGACTCCTACGAGGCCGCGACCAGGCTGCCCTACGGCGAGACCTACTTCCACAGAGCCACCGGCCGATTCTCCAACGGCCGCCTCATCGTCGACTTCATCG CGGAGGCGCTGGGGTTGCCGTTCGTGCCGCCGTACCTGAGCGGGCGGAGCGCGGAGGACTTTGCCGGCGGGGCTAACTTCGCCGTGGGCGGCGCCACGGCTCTGAGCCCGGACTTCTTCTGGGAGAATGGGGTGCCCGCGTTTCGGGCTGACACGGTGCACCTTGACATGGAAATGGGGTGGTTCCGCGACCTCCTCGGCCTGCTCTGCCCCGGCGACGTCGCCG ATTGCATGGACATGGTGAGCAAATCTCTCTTCCTGGTTGGTGAAATCGGGGGCAATGATTACAACCTACCTCTTTTCTATGGGGTGCCCTTTGAGAAGATTCACACCTTCACGCCAAGTATCATTGCCAAAATCTCTTCTACTATCGCC GAACTGGTTGAGCTAGGTGCCAAAACGTTGCTAGTTCCCGGCAACCTTCCAATTGGGTGCATCCCAGCCTACCTCACAACATACAAGAGTGACAAGATGGAAGATTATGAGCCAGAGACGGGTTGCATCCGTTGGATGAACGAGTTCGCACAGTACCACAACAAACTTCTTGTGGATGAGTTGGAAAATTTGCGAAAGCTTCATCATGGTGTGGTGATCATCTATGCTGATTACTATGGAGCTGCCATGGAGATCTTCTCTTCTCACGAACAATTTG GGATAGAGGATCCTTTGATGGCTTGTTGCGGTGGAGGAGGGCCATACGGTGTGTCCGCAACTGCAGGATGTGGGCATGGAGACTACAAGGTATGCGATGACCCACAAAAATATGCATCATGGGATGGCTTCCATCCCACAGAAACTACATACAAAGGCATTGCCAATGGCCTACTAAGAGGTTCATATACCCAGCCTCCAATTTCCACCACCAGTTCATGTCCACAAACTACTGAGCTTGCTTCTTCCCTTGAATACAAGGTCCTTTACGACATGTAA